The following coding sequences are from one Maridesulfovibrio bastinii DSM 16055 window:
- a CDS encoding flagellar hook-length control protein FliK has translation MKILPHLNQDIQEYSGLLNSSPDLESSYRSAMFDNFMHSFDGAASTLMNDTSSVMGGLSSNINVESIDYVKEAASEVSISDVDTPPQDMEVSREDWNDIKEGLKKRGLKEKDINELEEKVYSDEGLTYGQLVMGLTEMLQSVKGLNLSPTDLQNVDSMLSKLGFNLKESKELISDLTNGNYKSFMNAISQKLSSLSGDEKISFSSEEADTLTRLFKLSGSDAKKIKALLTKNDTNVADLRNAFSSLKTELEKLAQQEKSKDADLSKLVGEKLHNAMSRESDQSPSIVKMADATTIKDSLGAAKDLAKDAQGNGQQQNQENNQKNPDSNGQQAAGGQDQDDSRQGNHWLDDLLNDSSDSKAWSDFFGKIRTDSESGMGGLEKMMGAGLNNANANLSKLVDSAKTSPMWEKAARSNVLEQVQNGIFRNLGNGSKQLVLKLNPVELGSVNVMLQVKNKEVNAVIRADNPDSARLISDQVDKIRAALEQQGLKVDKLDVQTNLADGQTQSSWQGADQHNNAQQNHDTMLGIVKRWRSVNSGGSSLAQDMQPMSGKAIISQSGLHIVA, from the coding sequence ATGAAAATACTTCCACATCTCAATCAGGATATTCAGGAATATAGCGGACTGCTTAACAGCAGCCCGGATCTTGAAAGTTCATATCGTTCAGCAATGTTCGATAATTTCATGCATTCCTTTGACGGGGCTGCAAGCACTCTCATGAATGACACCAGCAGTGTTATGGGAGGTCTTTCAAGCAATATCAATGTTGAATCTATTGATTATGTAAAAGAGGCTGCCAGTGAAGTTTCCATAAGTGATGTTGATACTCCTCCTCAGGATATGGAAGTAAGCAGGGAAGATTGGAATGATATCAAGGAAGGTCTGAAAAAGAGAGGCCTCAAGGAAAAAGATATCAACGAACTGGAAGAGAAGGTCTACAGTGATGAAGGTCTTACTTACGGACAGCTCGTTATGGGGCTTACCGAAATGCTGCAAAGCGTCAAGGGGCTTAACCTTTCTCCGACAGATTTACAGAATGTGGATTCCATGCTTTCCAAGCTTGGTTTTAATCTGAAAGAAAGCAAAGAACTTATTTCCGACCTGACCAATGGAAACTATAAAAGCTTCATGAATGCTATTTCACAGAAGCTGTCATCGCTTTCTGGCGATGAGAAAATCAGTTTTTCAAGTGAAGAAGCTGATACCCTTACCAGACTTTTCAAGTTGAGTGGTTCAGATGCCAAAAAGATAAAAGCTCTTCTGACTAAAAATGATACAAATGTGGCCGATCTGCGCAATGCTTTTTCCTCTTTGAAAACCGAACTCGAAAAGCTGGCTCAGCAGGAAAAATCCAAAGATGCCGATCTCTCCAAACTTGTGGGAGAAAAGCTTCATAATGCCATGAGCCGGGAGAGCGATCAGTCTCCAAGTATTGTTAAAATGGCTGATGCCACAACTATAAAAGATTCCCTCGGAGCAGCTAAAGACTTAGCCAAAGATGCTCAGGGCAACGGGCAGCAGCAGAATCAGGAAAATAATCAGAAAAATCCGGACAGTAACGGACAGCAGGCCGCAGGTGGTCAGGATCAGGATGATTCCCGTCAGGGTAATCACTGGCTGGATGATCTTTTAAACGATTCATCAGACTCAAAGGCATGGTCCGATTTCTTCGGAAAAATCCGTACCGATTCTGAATCCGGTATGGGTGGTCTCGAAAAAATGATGGGCGCCGGGCTTAATAATGCAAACGCTAATCTTTCCAAATTGGTTGATAGTGCCAAAACCAGTCCTATGTGGGAAAAAGCTGCCCGATCCAATGTGCTTGAGCAGGTACAGAACGGAATTTTCAGAAATTTAGGAAACGGTTCAAAACAACTGGTTCTTAAGCTTAATCCTGTGGAGCTTGGCAGTGTTAACGTCATGCTTCAGGTTAAGAATAAAGAAGTAAATGCTGTTATTCGGGCAGATAATCCTGATTCGGCAAGACTCATCTCAGATCAGGTTGATAAAATCCGTGCGGCCCTTGAGCAGCAGGGACTGAAGGTTGATAAACTGGATGTTCAGACCAATCTTGCCGACGGGCAGACCCAGTCTTCATGGCAGGGTGCGGATCAGCACAATAATGCCCAGCAAAATCATGATACAATGTTAGGAATTGTTAAGCGTTGGCGGTCAGTTAACTCCGGTGGAAGCTCTTTGGCCCAGGATATGCAACCTATGAGTGGAAAGGCAATAATTTCCCAGAGCGGTCTGCATATTGTCGCTTAA
- a CDS encoding flagellar hook assembly protein FlgD: MPYVGFNSILGRAEAEMAASNQPEHKADLDKDDFLKLLMAQMQNQDPVNPMEDKEFIAQMAQFSSLEQLTTVNDNLESMAAQNNQQQMVSAVNFIGKSVQAEGYNISIDGDKISKVFYGLGEPVANAYINIYDKNNNLVRTEQLGSKGEGTFEYAWDGKNWEGKQCPDGVYSIGMAAEDADGNPVMIKTEVSGEVSGVVSDETGQYLHLKDGRYINFLNVKEIVNPTVVDDPNDTTGDGTTGDDTSGDDTSGDDSSDDDSSDDSSDDDSSTDES, from the coding sequence ATGCCATACGTAGGATTCAACAGCATACTTGGTCGGGCAGAAGCTGAAATGGCTGCAAGCAACCAGCCTGAACATAAAGCTGATCTCGACAAGGACGATTTTCTCAAGCTCCTTATGGCGCAGATGCAGAATCAGGATCCTGTCAATCCGATGGAAGATAAAGAGTTTATCGCTCAGATGGCTCAGTTCTCCAGTCTGGAACAGTTGACTACTGTTAACGACAACCTTGAATCCATGGCAGCACAGAACAACCAGCAGCAGATGGTTTCTGCGGTTAACTTTATCGGCAAGAGCGTTCAGGCTGAAGGTTACAACATAAGCATAGACGGCGATAAGATCAGCAAGGTCTTTTATGGACTGGGTGAGCCTGTAGCCAATGCTTATATCAATATTTACGACAAAAATAACAACCTTGTCCGGACCGAACAGCTCGGCTCCAAGGGAGAAGGTACATTTGAATACGCCTGGGATGGAAAGAACTGGGAAGGAAAGCAGTGCCCTGACGGAGTTTACAGTATCGGTATGGCCGCAGAAGATGCGGATGGTAACCCGGTAATGATCAAAACCGAAGTCAGTGGTGAAGTCTCAGGCGTCGTCTCGGATGAAACCGGGCAGTATCTGCACCTTAAAGACGGACGTTATATCAACTTCCTGAATGTTAAGGAGATCGTAAACCCAACGGTTGTTGACGATCCGAACGATACTACCGGAGACGGTACTACCGGTGATGATACATCCGGTGATGATACCTCCGGTGACGATTCTTCAGATGATGATTCTTCTGATGATTCATCTGATGATGATTCTTCAACCGATGAATCATAA
- a CDS encoding flagellar hook protein FlgE, translated as MGLSASLFSGITGLQAHGDKMSVLGNNIANVNTVGFKSAKMHFEDAISQDMSTATGIAQVGRGVQVGAIYADFAQGSFETTSESTDLAIGGDGFFIVKPKDEESSYYTRAGNFRFDKDGYLTDPHGYVLQGWQVQNESTQVATSDSVSTSNQVRTVGVPTDIRLENFQSPPMATSRVNMISNLDSKEASRSTSATNPYFSLFEAWNGNQEPPLGNNAYSYQSTIKTYDANGSAHNLTVYFDQVTLSNAGGKKVWEYMVTSDPSEDGRIASDGSTRLNSTSAAGILMTGTMTFNAAGDMTGMSAFTLKSGTSATGVKDLSNWSLANFSQDGFPVLTANFLSTSNADFTNQTEAVSMEMNFGLSNKDLSGSGVTKGWDIGASGISNAGMIGTDITDITRIPNFGEVETSALATTSYSTGSTTLFQSQDGYTAGFLQNVSVSRDGVLTGRYSNGQILELYVLTLADFNNQWGLRREGGNLFSETRESGDALTGLPNTGGKGSISSNSLEMSNVDLAVEFVNMITTQRGFQANSKVITTTDSMLGDLIQLKR; from the coding sequence ATGGGTTTGTCAGCATCATTGTTCTCAGGAATAACCGGGCTTCAGGCTCACGGCGACAAGATGTCGGTTCTTGGTAACAACATCGCTAACGTCAATACCGTGGGATTCAAAAGTGCCAAGATGCACTTTGAAGATGCCATAAGTCAGGATATGTCCACTGCAACAGGTATCGCACAGGTCGGACGAGGTGTTCAGGTCGGTGCTATTTACGCCGATTTTGCACAGGGGTCCTTTGAAACCACATCTGAATCAACAGACCTTGCCATCGGCGGTGACGGCTTTTTCATAGTAAAACCTAAGGACGAGGAAAGCTCATACTATACCAGAGCCGGTAACTTCCGCTTTGATAAAGACGGTTACCTTACCGACCCTCATGGCTACGTTCTTCAGGGATGGCAGGTGCAGAACGAAAGTACTCAGGTTGCCACCAGCGACAGTGTTTCAACTTCCAATCAGGTCAGAACCGTTGGAGTTCCCACTGATATCAGGCTTGAAAACTTCCAGTCTCCTCCAATGGCGACATCAAGGGTTAACATGATAAGTAACCTTGATTCCAAGGAAGCCAGCCGTTCTACAAGTGCAACCAACCCCTATTTTTCACTTTTTGAAGCATGGAATGGTAATCAGGAGCCACCTCTCGGGAATAATGCCTACAGTTACCAGTCCACCATTAAAACTTATGACGCCAACGGTTCAGCTCATAACCTGACAGTTTATTTTGATCAGGTCACATTGAGCAATGCCGGCGGAAAAAAGGTCTGGGAATACATGGTAACCTCAGATCCTTCAGAAGACGGACGTATTGCCAGTGACGGCAGTACCCGCCTTAACAGTACTTCCGCAGCCGGTATTCTTATGACTGGAACTATGACCTTCAACGCTGCCGGTGATATGACCGGAATGTCCGCCTTCACACTCAAGAGCGGAACCAGCGCAACAGGGGTAAAGGATCTCTCCAACTGGAGTCTGGCAAACTTTTCTCAGGATGGTTTCCCGGTTTTGACAGCCAACTTCCTTTCAACTTCCAATGCGGACTTCACGAACCAGACGGAAGCCGTGAGCATGGAAATGAATTTCGGTCTTTCCAATAAGGATTTGTCCGGAAGTGGAGTGACAAAGGGCTGGGATATCGGAGCCTCGGGTATTTCAAATGCCGGAATGATCGGAACGGATATTACCGACATAACCAGGATCCCGAACTTTGGGGAAGTAGAAACAAGTGCGCTGGCCACAACCAGTTACAGCACAGGTTCAACAACTCTTTTCCAGTCTCAGGACGGTTATACCGCAGGTTTTCTGCAGAATGTTTCTGTGAGCAGAGACGGGGTTCTTACTGGTCGATATTCCAACGGGCAGATTCTTGAACTCTATGTGCTGACCCTTGCGGATTTCAATAACCAGTGGGGGCTGCGCAGAGAAGGAGGCAACCTTTTCTCGGAAACCAGAGAATCCGGCGATGCCCTTACCGGGCTGCCAAACACTGGTGGAAAGGGAAGCATCTCTTCCAACTCGCTGGAAATGTCAAACGTCGATCTGGCTGTTGAATTTGTTAATATGATTACCACTCAGCGTGGATTCCAGGCAAACTCCAAGGTTATCACTACCACTGACAGTATGCTTGGAGACCTTATCCAGCTTAAGAGGTAA
- a CDS encoding flagellin — protein sequence MSLAINHNLMAMNASRNLQSSYDRLGVSTRRLSSGLRVGTAADDAAGLAIRELMRADVKSLHQGIRNANDAISMIQTADGALQVVDEKLIRMKELATQASTGTYNSSQRLIIDSEFQAMASEITRIANATDFNGIHLLNGNLSGEAGTHDGSGLHSTGPMKVHFGTGNDSAEDYYYISIGTSTASALGVQTAISTQELAQQALDKIQAAIVSKDKIRANLGAMQNRLENTITNLSIQAENVQASESRISDVDVATEMTEFVRNQILTQSSVAMLAQANSLPKMAMQLISG from the coding sequence ATGTCCTTAGCCATTAACCATAACCTCATGGCAATGAATGCCAGCAGAAACCTTCAGAGTTCTTATGATAGACTCGGAGTTTCCACCCGCAGACTTTCATCAGGTCTTCGTGTTGGAACAGCTGCTGATGACGCCGCAGGACTCGCAATTCGCGAACTCATGCGTGCAGATGTTAAATCTCTGCATCAGGGAATCAGAAACGCTAATGATGCTATTTCAATGATCCAGACAGCTGACGGTGCGCTGCAGGTAGTCGACGAAAAGCTCATCAGAATGAAAGAGCTTGCAACTCAGGCATCAACCGGTACTTACAACTCTTCACAGCGTCTCATCATTGATTCAGAATTTCAGGCAATGGCCTCGGAAATTACCCGAATAGCCAACGCAACTGACTTCAACGGAATTCATCTTCTTAATGGTAACCTTTCCGGTGAAGCCGGTACCCATGACGGTTCCGGACTCCATTCAACAGGACCTATGAAAGTCCATTTCGGAACCGGAAACGACAGTGCTGAAGATTATTACTACATCTCAATCGGCACATCCACAGCTTCAGCTCTTGGTGTACAGACAGCCATCTCTACCCAGGAACTGGCACAGCAGGCACTTGATAAGATTCAGGCGGCGATTGTCTCCAAGGATAAAATCCGTGCTAACCTCGGTGCCATGCAGAACAGGCTGGAAAACACAATCACAAACCTTTCTATTCAGGCTGAAAACGTTCAGGCCTCAGAATCACGAATTTCTGACGTTGACGTAGCAACTGAAATGACAGAATTCGTCAGAAACCAGATTCTCACACAGTCTTCAGTAGCGATGCTTGCTCAGGCAAACTCCCTGCCGAAGATGGCAATGCAGCTCATAAGCGGTTAA
- the rnc gene encoding ribonuclease III — translation MEDEYLRLQQGIHYRFSQVKHLTTALTHSSWANEQQNTAQDNERLEFLGDAVLELCVTEELFKRFPQAHEGQLTKIRSNLVKEKSLATIANELGLDEFLLLGRGEEAQGGRTRSSLLADTMEAVLGAVFLDSDYATVKELILRLMEDKWPEHADIESRKDYKSNLQEQTQLLFKERPVYHLTGTVGPEHGKIFQVKIILPEGEEFEAEGTSLKKAEQNAARTAMDYLKDRMDEFNENKA, via the coding sequence ATGGAAGACGAATATTTGCGCCTTCAGCAAGGTATTCACTATCGATTTTCTCAAGTCAAGCATTTAACCACGGCACTGACCCACAGTTCATGGGCCAACGAGCAGCAGAATACTGCTCAGGACAACGAACGCCTTGAATTTCTCGGCGACGCCGTTCTTGAATTATGCGTCACAGAAGAACTTTTCAAGCGTTTTCCTCAAGCGCATGAAGGTCAGTTAACCAAGATACGCTCTAATCTCGTTAAAGAAAAGAGTCTTGCCACCATAGCAAATGAACTGGGTCTTGACGAATTTCTTCTGCTCGGACGTGGAGAAGAGGCTCAGGGAGGACGTACAAGATCATCTCTTCTGGCGGATACCATGGAAGCAGTCCTCGGAGCAGTTTTTCTGGATAGCGACTATGCGACAGTAAAGGAATTAATTCTTAGACTTATGGAAGATAAATGGCCGGAACATGCCGATATAGAAAGTAGAAAAGACTATAAAAGCAATCTTCAGGAACAGACTCAGCTGCTGTTTAAAGAAAGACCGGTCTACCATCTCACAGGAACCGTAGGCCCTGAACACGGCAAAATTTTTCAGGTAAAAATAATACTTCCCGAAGGTGAAGAATTTGAAGCGGAAGGAACAAGCCTGAAAAAAGCAGAACAGAATGCGGCCAGAACAGCAATGGACTATCTTAAAGACCGCATGGATGAATTTAATGAAAACAAGGCCTGA
- a CDS encoding acetate--CoA ligase family protein, giving the protein MQIDLHLKALFEPDTIAVIGATPEPGTTGHAVTANLLASGYKGKIFPVNPKGEEVLGLKACKEVCDIPRFTDLAIICLPPTEALKALEILGDRPVRSAIVTSPGFGETGKEGYMLERRLARIAKASDMAVLGPNCYGMMNTELSMNASLFESFAREGNISFFAHSGAVCCTAVDWANSEFLGFSKFLSLGNKAVLSESRMLRYLASDPGTKVILGYCENLEDGQDFVRIAQDATAKKPFILLRAGETPDGAQAASAHAGALTGAAMAYDAAFRQSGILKAVDIEDMFNMARAFSFQPLPEGPSVAIVTNSGGPGIIAADMCEKGNLSISRPLPESIEKMRSFLPSYASFYNPVDMVGEAGTETYARTMEVVAEDDRFNAIIVILTPAANIHDQINGIADEIIKASRNTRKPVIACLMGRDSVAEARRKLLEAKIPCYEYPETAVRCLDAMYQCHRWQNRECPIDVCFRRDITKARSVVETYTRIGLNELVELDAQNLASAYELPIPETILARTSNQAVKAAKRIGYPVVLKIASPQISRKGELGLIMTGIESPAELRKAFLNITSLAARRCKDAYIHGCLVQAMGPENAQEAVIKFRRDPQFGPVITFSLAGLHADMLGDVSSRLAPLSLNDAQEMIREIKAYPILRGVDSGESADLGAIEDILLMISQMATDLPEIQEAEFNPVIAGPDGAVVANMRMTVG; this is encoded by the coding sequence ATGCAAATTGATCTACATCTTAAAGCTCTTTTTGAGCCTGATACGATAGCCGTTATCGGGGCAACTCCCGAACCGGGAACGACCGGACATGCTGTTACAGCCAATCTTCTGGCTTCAGGATATAAAGGTAAAATATTCCCCGTCAATCCTAAAGGTGAAGAAGTTTTGGGGCTCAAGGCCTGCAAAGAGGTCTGTGATATACCCAGATTCACCGATCTGGCAATAATCTGTCTTCCGCCAACCGAGGCCCTCAAAGCTCTTGAAATTTTAGGAGACCGTCCTGTCAGGTCAGCTATAGTTACTTCTCCCGGCTTTGGCGAGACCGGTAAAGAAGGATATATGCTCGAACGAAGGCTGGCCCGGATTGCCAAGGCCAGTGATATGGCTGTTCTTGGACCGAACTGCTACGGGATGATGAATACTGAGCTATCCATGAACGCCAGTCTTTTTGAAAGTTTTGCCCGTGAGGGAAATATTTCCTTTTTTGCTCACTCAGGCGCAGTATGCTGTACCGCTGTGGACTGGGCAAATTCTGAATTTTTAGGTTTTTCGAAATTTTTGAGTCTGGGCAATAAGGCTGTTTTAAGTGAATCAAGAATGCTTCGCTATCTGGCCTCTGATCCGGGAACAAAAGTTATTCTGGGATATTGTGAAAATCTTGAAGACGGTCAGGATTTTGTGAGAATCGCTCAGGATGCTACGGCCAAAAAACCGTTTATTCTTCTCAGGGCCGGTGAAACTCCGGATGGCGCGCAGGCCGCTTCGGCTCATGCCGGGGCTCTTACCGGAGCTGCAATGGCTTATGACGCTGCCTTCAGACAGTCGGGGATATTAAAAGCTGTGGATATTGAAGATATGTTCAATATGGCCAGAGCCTTTTCTTTTCAGCCGCTGCCTGAGGGACCGAGTGTAGCTATTGTGACCAATTCAGGAGGCCCGGGAATCATCGCGGCGGATATGTGCGAAAAGGGAAATCTTAGCATTTCACGCCCCTTACCGGAATCCATAGAGAAGATGAGAAGCTTTCTGCCTTCGTATGCATCTTTTTATAATCCGGTGGATATGGTCGGGGAAGCCGGAACGGAGACATACGCACGGACAATGGAAGTTGTCGCTGAAGATGACAGATTTAATGCTATTATCGTTATCCTTACTCCTGCCGCTAATATTCATGATCAGATAAATGGAATCGCCGATGAAATCATCAAGGCTTCCAGAAATACGAGAAAGCCTGTGATAGCCTGCCTTATGGGACGCGACAGTGTCGCTGAGGCCCGCAGAAAACTTCTTGAAGCTAAAATTCCGTGCTATGAATATCCTGAAACAGCGGTTCGCTGTCTTGATGCCATGTATCAGTGCCATCGCTGGCAGAACAGGGAATGCCCGATTGATGTCTGCTTCAGGCGTGATATAACCAAAGCTCGCTCTGTTGTTGAAACTTATACAAGAATCGGACTCAATGAACTTGTTGAACTCGATGCCCAGAATCTGGCTTCCGCCTATGAACTCCCTATTCCGGAGACGATACTAGCCAGAACTTCCAATCAGGCTGTTAAGGCCGCAAAACGCATCGGTTATCCGGTTGTTTTAAAAATCGCTTCTCCGCAGATAAGCCGCAAGGGTGAACTCGGGCTTATCATGACTGGTATTGAAAGTCCTGCCGAGTTGCGTAAAGCTTTTTTAAATATAACTTCACTTGCAGCCAGAAGATGCAAGGACGCCTATATTCATGGTTGTCTTGTTCAGGCTATGGGGCCTGAAAATGCTCAGGAAGCTGTAATTAAATTTCGCAGGGACCCGCAATTCGGTCCGGTTATAACATTTTCTCTCGCAGGTCTTCACGCTGACATGCTTGGTGATGTATCCTCAAGGCTGGCACCGCTCTCTTTAAATGACGCTCAGGAAATGATCAGAGAAATCAAAGCCTACCCCATCCTGCGGGGAGTTGATTCCGGTGAGTCTGCCGATCTTGGAGCAATAGAAGATATTCTTCTGATGATATCCCAGATGGCGACTGATCTTCCGGAAATTCAGGAAGCAGAATTTAATCCTGTCATAGCGGGTCCCGATGGTGCAGTTGTCGCTAATATGCGTATGACTGTAGGATAA
- a CDS encoding phosphotransacetylase family protein, whose product MPGLYIGSTSGYSGKNMIVMGLGLRFQKEGLRLGYMKPVGAIPVELNGKLGDEDAFFMQQVLGVSGEPADVTPVVVTHDFKVQAFNGRVEDHVAPIVEGYENISANKDLTLIAGSGSMYSGKYCGVDGIHLVKTLGVKSIVIDRFQKELNYDYLVVLKESLGDNLAGVVLNDIPPSFMDEITTLIKPFLESKGVKVLGVIPKDPFMGTIKVTDLADRLGGKIISAHGKVAHPVESFLIGTMQVENFMTHFRRQRNSAVIVGGDRSDVQLVALEGECPCLVLTGNLYPNDIILTRSEVLGTPIIMVRDDTFSVAKKMEDILSRHKLRDSAKVKHGAELVASHLDFDYIKKELGLD is encoded by the coding sequence ATGCCCGGTCTTTATATAGGGTCTACCAGTGGGTATTCCGGGAAAAATATGATCGTCATGGGACTTGGACTGAGATTCCAGAAAGAAGGTCTCAGACTCGGATATATGAAGCCAGTCGGCGCTATCCCCGTTGAATTAAATGGAAAACTTGGTGATGAAGATGCTTTTTTCATGCAGCAGGTTCTTGGAGTTTCAGGAGAACCGGCTGATGTTACTCCTGTTGTCGTTACCCATGATTTCAAGGTTCAGGCTTTCAACGGAAGAGTTGAAGACCACGTTGCACCGATAGTTGAAGGCTATGAAAATATCAGTGCCAATAAGGATCTTACGCTGATAGCCGGGTCCGGTTCGATGTATTCAGGAAAATACTGCGGAGTTGACGGAATTCATCTCGTTAAAACTCTCGGAGTTAAGTCCATTGTTATCGACAGGTTTCAGAAAGAACTTAATTATGACTATCTTGTTGTCCTCAAAGAATCTCTGGGTGATAATCTTGCCGGTGTGGTTTTAAACGACATCCCGCCGTCTTTTATGGACGAGATCACAACCCTGATAAAACCATTTCTGGAAAGCAAAGGTGTTAAAGTCCTCGGGGTAATTCCCAAAGATCCGTTTATGGGAACCATAAAAGTGACTGATCTTGCTGACAGGCTCGGGGGTAAAATTATCTCCGCACATGGAAAAGTCGCTCACCCTGTTGAAAGTTTTCTTATCGGAACAATGCAGGTTGAAAACTTTATGACCCATTTCCGCAGACAGCGTAATTCTGCCGTCATCGTCGGTGGTGACCGTTCGGATGTTCAACTGGTAGCGCTTGAAGGTGAATGCCCTTGTCTTGTGCTGACCGGTAACCTGTATCCGAATGATATTATTTTAACCCGTTCTGAAGTTCTCGGCACTCCAATTATCATGGTTCGTGACGATACTTTTTCTGTGGCCAAAAAGATGGAAGATATCCTTTCACGGCATAAGCTCAGGGATTCTGCCAAAGTTAAGCATGGAGCAGAACTGGTTGCTTCACATCTGGATTTTGATTATATCAAAAAAGAACTTGGCTTGGATTAG
- a CDS encoding substrate-binding periplasmic protein, translating to MLKYLSTFLLIIMTAVTCFAGNIKVTVYSDEAYPPYSYKEDGRPVGIYTEIMQKIFSEMHGYDITIKPMPWKRGLKYIESGKGFAIYPPYKYPDKRPYFGIYSEPILNEQVVLICRNQIHTKKRIRWPEDFEDVTIGINRGFVMGGKKFLAAKAKNRIKIDEADSNKMNIIKLLRGRIDCYLNGNLSVIWTMNKMMESGELPEDTSSRIHYSDYSTTEHGYLGITGRDNGAYPFKADFIKQFNKILKRLKADGTIKEIETEFIIRKGIRPILHIPHHSKNFNIQN from the coding sequence ATGTTAAAATATCTTAGCACTTTTCTTTTAATAATCATGACAGCTGTAACCTGCTTTGCCGGTAATATTAAAGTTACAGTATATTCAGATGAAGCTTATCCTCCATACTCTTATAAAGAAGATGGCAGGCCCGTTGGTATTTATACTGAGATCATGCAGAAAATATTCAGCGAAATGCATGGATATGACATAACAATAAAGCCTATGCCATGGAAGAGAGGACTTAAATATATTGAAAGTGGTAAAGGCTTTGCAATCTACCCACCATATAAATATCCGGACAAAAGACCTTATTTCGGTATTTATTCCGAACCAATACTCAATGAGCAAGTTGTCCTGATCTGCCGCAACCAGATACATACCAAAAAGCGGATAAGATGGCCTGAAGATTTTGAAGATGTGACCATCGGTATAAACAGAGGATTCGTAATGGGCGGCAAAAAATTTCTGGCCGCCAAAGCCAAAAACAGAATTAAAATAGACGAAGCTGACAGCAATAAAATGAATATTATAAAACTGTTGAGGGGCAGAATTGACTGTTATCTCAATGGCAATCTATCCGTGATATGGACAATGAATAAAATGATGGAATCAGGAGAACTTCCAGAGGATACCTCCAGCAGAATTCATTATTCGGATTATTCTACAACGGAGCATGGATATCTCGGAATAACAGGAAGAGATAACGGAGCTTATCCTTTTAAGGCTGATTTTATTAAACAGTTCAACAAAATCTTAAAAAGGCTCAAAGCAGACGGAACCATAAAAGAAATTGAAACGGAATTTATAATCAGAAAAGGGATACGTCCGATACTTCACATTCCGCACCACTCCAAAAATTTCAACATACAAAATTAG
- a CDS encoding MBL fold metallo-hydrolase, with translation MNKLTVETFILGPLDTNSYLLTCGGESILIDCPPAPQRLAAAVKERDINLKAIYLTHLHFDHMGGVKQLSEQTGADIYANMADAYLADVKVKFGGSKEFRSDTGFKYENIEPGRYTVLGLPMLVLDTPGHTPGSVSYFFPGAGCVFTGDLIFMISVGRTDFPGGDSQTLLDSIQNRIFILPDETRIYSGHGPMTTVAFEKENNPMFLKD, from the coding sequence ATGAATAAACTTACAGTTGAAACATTTATTTTAGGACCGCTGGATACAAACTCCTATCTGCTGACCTGCGGTGGTGAAAGTATTCTCATTGACTGTCCGCCCGCCCCGCAAAGACTTGCTGCGGCAGTTAAAGAAAGAGATATTAATCTGAAAGCCATTTACCTGACCCACTTGCACTTTGACCACATGGGAGGAGTCAAACAGCTATCAGAGCAGACCGGAGCCGACATCTATGCGAACATGGCCGACGCTTATCTGGCTGATGTTAAAGTTAAATTCGGTGGATCAAAGGAATTTAGGTCAGACACAGGATTTAAATATGAAAACATAGAACCGGGCAGGTATACTGTACTTGGTCTGCCCATGCTTGTTCTTGATACCCCCGGACATACTCCCGGCAGTGTTTCATATTTTTTCCCCGGCGCAGGGTGCGTTTTTACCGGGGATCTGATTTTTATGATTTCAGTAGGTCGCACGGACTTTCCCGGTGGGGATTCGCAAACTCTGCTTGATTCTATACAAAACAGGATATTTATTCTTCCTGATGAAACCAGAATTTATTCAGGCCATGGTCCTATGACAACCGTAGCTTTTGAAAAAGAAAACAATCCCATGTTTTTAAAGGATTAA